The following are encoded in a window of Armatimonadota bacterium genomic DNA:
- a CDS encoding MFS transporter, with translation MTDNAPHELSRFETLRAMRFSVWESGLSNAWGTLVSGAFLTGFGLWLGAGSVEIGLLTAIPAFAGLVQLLASWFARDVSARRPFTAWYTAAGRALWLPILIFPLVLPAPAALILFLALFTASNILVNVPQAAFVAWLSDLVPSDFRGRFFGRRNMVASLAAMAVSLPAALWLDRCQRHGHTIMGFGTVFGVSLVAAAAAFAVTMRQPEPPPTPPDNESRPSNPWSYLLQPLEDRNFRRFVVFSTMFAVGQFIAAPFFNVYALQVLHLSYFALQVYAAIVSGATLLALPLWGYLSDKFGNRPLLVIAALGVVTLPVSWAATQPGHALLNATLLTELNIGSGIFWAGIALVQFNLVIAIAPAGKMPVYAALMAAATGVAGGVAPMLGGALMQALAHWHAQFAGLHITRYHIIFLLASALRLATIPLLKGVEDPGAASTRSVIRQIGAVRPGKWRHIRNLQRPGGEATRLRAAEALGESATRLASNEMAAGLQDPSPAVRKAAAQALDQIGGPQAVRALSGALSDAAPEVRAIAVHTLSEGETAANWEPELVAALDDWAVAVRLAAARSLARRSLPRAADALERAMDRALAAGIDGSDVAAACLAALARCAPDRAESRANALIEDHRSPDWLRAAAINALAVVASPLARATVLGIADTAQSSTHVLIALAAALEPLAAPEAVPQLAVQLEGVQSAVDRAQIAVSLGAALHDRETLYSALAQLSMGREAAIARLFDQLQRRAPSTQSRQAVRLARRAWEEADLGRALHALARALEKAAAGDAGSEAARSAVVVMAQSAHRTKTVTQEGFILSLAAALRALDGAQQSL, from the coding sequence ATGACAGACAACGCGCCTCACGAACTCAGCCGGTTTGAAACGCTCCGCGCGATGCGGTTCTCGGTCTGGGAATCCGGCCTTTCAAATGCTTGGGGGACGCTGGTTTCCGGCGCTTTCCTTACAGGTTTCGGTTTGTGGCTTGGCGCGGGCAGCGTTGAGATCGGGCTTCTCACCGCCATTCCGGCGTTCGCGGGCCTGGTACAGCTCCTCGCATCCTGGTTTGCTCGCGACGTTTCAGCGCGACGGCCCTTCACTGCCTGGTACACGGCGGCGGGACGCGCACTGTGGCTGCCCATCCTGATCTTCCCGCTCGTTCTGCCGGCGCCGGCTGCGCTGATTCTGTTCCTGGCGCTGTTCACGGCTTCCAATATCCTTGTCAATGTGCCGCAAGCCGCGTTTGTGGCATGGCTGTCCGACCTGGTACCGAGCGACTTCCGCGGACGCTTCTTTGGCCGGCGCAATATGGTGGCCAGCTTAGCGGCCATGGCCGTATCGCTGCCCGCTGCGCTCTGGTTGGATCGCTGCCAGAGGCACGGGCACACCATAATGGGCTTCGGCACGGTATTTGGTGTTTCGCTGGTAGCCGCCGCTGCGGCCTTTGCTGTGACAATGCGCCAGCCTGAGCCGCCGCCAACGCCGCCCGACAATGAGAGTCGCCCATCCAATCCGTGGTCGTACCTCCTGCAGCCGCTGGAGGACAGGAACTTTCGGCGGTTCGTCGTTTTCAGTACAATGTTCGCCGTCGGGCAGTTTATAGCGGCGCCGTTCTTCAACGTCTACGCGCTCCAGGTGCTGCACCTCTCGTATTTTGCGCTGCAGGTTTACGCGGCGATCGTCTCCGGCGCAACTTTGCTGGCGCTGCCGCTTTGGGGTTACCTCAGTGACAAATTCGGCAATCGACCACTCCTGGTTATCGCCGCGCTCGGCGTCGTAACGCTGCCCGTCAGCTGGGCAGCAACGCAGCCCGGCCATGCGCTTCTCAACGCCACTCTTCTCACCGAGCTTAATATCGGGAGCGGCATCTTCTGGGCCGGAATCGCTCTGGTTCAGTTCAACCTGGTGATCGCCATTGCTCCGGCCGGCAAAATGCCGGTCTACGCGGCGCTCATGGCTGCTGCCACAGGCGTCGCAGGCGGCGTAGCCCCGATGCTCGGCGGCGCCTTGATGCAGGCGCTGGCGCATTGGCATGCGCAATTTGCCGGCCTGCACATCACGCGGTACCACATCATCTTTCTGCTGGCGTCTGCTTTGCGGTTAGCCACAATCCCGCTTCTCAAAGGCGTGGAGGATCCTGGAGCCGCTTCCACCCGGTCTGTGATCCGTCAGATCGGCGCCGTTCGACCGGGCAAGTGGCGTCACATCCGCAATCTGCAGCGCCCAGGCGGCGAGGCAACCCGCCTGCGAGCCGCGGAAGCGCTTGGCGAATCGGCAACGCGGCTCGCCTCCAACGAGATGGCGGCCGGCCTGCAAGATCCTAGCCCGGCCGTGCGCAAGGCTGCGGCGCAGGCGCTGGATCAGATCGGCGGACCGCAGGCCGTTCGGGCTTTGAGCGGCGCGCTGAGTGACGCTGCGCCAGAGGTTAGAGCCATTGCGGTCCATACGCTTTCCGAAGGTGAAACAGCAGCCAACTGGGAGCCCGAGCTTGTCGCGGCGCTGGACGACTGGGCCGTGGCCGTGCGGTTAGCTGCGGCCCGCTCGCTTGCGCGCCGCTCACTACCGAGGGCCGCGGATGCGCTGGAGAGGGCAATGGATCGGGCGCTCGCGGCTGGTATCGACGGCAGCGATGTAGCGGCAGCATGCCTTGCGGCACTCGCACGCTGCGCACCCGACCGTGCCGAAAGTCGAGCCAATGCGTTGATCGAGGACCACCGCTCGCCGGATTGGCTGCGCGCAGCGGCCATCAACGCTCTCGCGGTAGTTGCCAGCCCGTTAGCCCGCGCAACCGTGCTTGGTATCGCCGACACCGCGCAGAGCTCCACGCACGTACTCATCGCACTGGCCGCGGCACTGGAGCCGTTGGCCGCTCCAGAAGCGGTTCCACAGCTTGCCGTACAACTGGAGGGGGTGCAGTCGGCGGTCGACCGCGCTCAGATAGCGGTGTCATTAGGCGCGGCACTTCACGACCGCGAGACCCTCTACTCAGCGCTTGCGCAACTGTCGATGGGTCGGGAAGCGGCTATTGCGCGACTATTTGATCAACTGCAGCGGCGGGCGCCTTCCACGCAATCTCGGCAGGCGGTGCGCCTTGCCCGGAGGGCGTGGGAGGAGGCCGACCTCGGCCGGGCGCTCCACGCCCTGGCGCGAGCGTTGGAAAAAGCCGCAGCTGGCGACGCCGGTTCGGAGGCTGCACGTAGCGCCGTGGTGGTAATGGCGCAATCCGCGCACCGAACGAAAACGGTAACGCAGGAGGGCTTCATCCTCTCTCTTGCCGCTGCGCTCCGGGCGCTGGATGGTGCGCAGCAGTCGCTTTAG
- a CDS encoding exo-alpha-sialidase, which translates to MTMFGFSQPPIVRHALGAVAPAAKPSVQDVFVSRTLDAAQPWEIVRIPALCRTSTGTLLAFAEARQAVADQSSNMIVLRRRLAGSSKWQPAQIVAHDAPASLNNPCVLVVHDRILLMYQRYPQGTTERTAATGPVSAQTCRTLLQSSSDDGVTWSAPRDITSAVRSPESRSDACGPGIGIQLQHGPHAGRLLFPFNEGVGGRWRVFAVYSDDGGSVWQRGETAPTAPAMLPNETQFAERSDGSVLINSRDQGGSHTRLVGISKDGGETWSPLQKSPGLPDPECMASLLRFSFHPDLLVFCNPADPVHRRNGTIRLSHDGGGTWQMIRVVAPRSFGYSCMCVLPRSRVGLLYEVAERSGAGSAGYRIVYTTVPITVPRRSPKQPDN; encoded by the coding sequence GTGACGATGTTTGGGTTTTCGCAACCACCGATCGTTCGGCATGCACTCGGCGCGGTAGCGCCAGCGGCCAAGCCCAGCGTGCAGGACGTGTTTGTCAGCCGTACGCTGGATGCGGCACAGCCATGGGAGATCGTACGGATACCCGCGTTGTGCCGCACGTCGACCGGAACGCTATTGGCGTTTGCGGAGGCCCGGCAAGCCGTCGCAGACCAATCCTCGAATATGATCGTTTTGCGGCGGCGGTTGGCTGGCTCGTCTAAGTGGCAACCGGCTCAGATAGTGGCGCACGATGCGCCTGCGTCGCTGAACAACCCGTGCGTGCTTGTTGTGCATGACCGGATTCTCTTGATGTACCAGAGATATCCGCAGGGAACTACCGAGCGGACGGCCGCCACCGGGCCTGTCTCGGCACAGACGTGCCGCACGCTCCTCCAATCGAGCAGCGATGATGGTGTAACCTGGAGCGCGCCGCGCGACATAACCTCCGCGGTTCGGAGCCCCGAGTCGCGGTCGGATGCATGCGGTCCCGGTATCGGTATCCAGCTTCAGCATGGGCCGCATGCCGGCAGGCTGCTGTTTCCATTCAATGAGGGTGTGGGCGGACGATGGCGTGTCTTTGCGGTCTATAGTGACGACGGCGGGAGCGTGTGGCAGAGGGGCGAAACGGCGCCCACTGCGCCGGCCATGCTGCCGAACGAGACGCAGTTTGCCGAACGGTCGGACGGCAGCGTTCTGATCAACTCACGCGATCAGGGCGGCTCACACACGCGACTAGTCGGCATCAGCAAGGACGGCGGCGAAACCTGGAGTCCACTGCAAAAATCCCCTGGTCTGCCCGATCCGGAGTGCATGGCATCGCTGCTGCGTTTCTCGTTCCATCCCGACCTATTAGTGTTCTGCAATCCCGCCGACCCGGTTCACCGCCGAAACGGCACGATCCGGCTTTCCCACGACGGGGGCGGAACATGGCAGATGATCCGCGTGGTAGCGCCCCGATCATTTGGCTATTCCTGTATGTGCGTGCTGCCACGGTCGCGAGTTGGACTGCTCTATGAGGTTGCCGAGCGATCTGGGGCCGGTTCAGCCGGTTACCGCATCGTTTACACCACCGTACCAATAACCGTTCCGCGCCGCTCGCCGAAGCAACCCGACAACTGA
- a CDS encoding alpha-glucosidase/alpha-galactosidase, whose amino-acid sequence MIGAGSTVFARNLLGDILSFPELAESDVALMDIDAERLLTSEIVANKVASSLNAHPTISVTTNRRAAIEGADYVINMIQVAGYRPGTVIDFEIPARYGLRQTIADTLGIGGIMRALRTIPVMLDMCRDMEAVAPTATFLNYVNPMAMNCWAVAASSSISTVGLCHSVQGTAHQLAKDIGVPIDQINYLCAGINHMAFYLRYERNGEDLYPLIRRVVEEGRVPAWNRVRYEMLTRLGYFVTESSEHFAEYCPWFIRRDRPDLIEQFNVPLDEYIRRCEAQIAGWHAMKAQFEGDAPVHVERSHEYGSLIIHSMETGTPRVIYGNVPNGDLIDNLPPDCCVEVPVLVDKNGLQPTRIGKLPVQLAATIQTNVNVQAVTVAAVLEQSRAHVYHAAMLDPHTAAELTLEQIHSMVDELLDAHAGWLPELH is encoded by the coding sequence ATGATCGGCGCCGGAAGTACCGTGTTTGCAAGGAATCTGCTGGGCGATATCCTCTCGTTTCCCGAGCTGGCCGAGAGCGACGTCGCACTCATGGATATCGACGCCGAGCGGCTGCTGACTTCCGAAATCGTGGCCAACAAGGTTGCGAGCTCACTCAATGCGCACCCAACCATTTCCGTGACCACCAACCGGCGCGCTGCCATCGAGGGCGCCGACTACGTGATCAATATGATCCAGGTAGCCGGTTATCGACCTGGAACGGTTATCGACTTCGAGATACCGGCCCGATACGGACTGCGTCAAACCATCGCCGACACGCTTGGCATAGGTGGCATTATGCGAGCGCTGCGCACCATTCCGGTCATGCTGGATATGTGCCGCGATATGGAAGCGGTTGCGCCAACGGCCACATTCCTCAACTATGTGAATCCGATGGCGATGAACTGCTGGGCGGTGGCAGCGAGTTCCAGCATATCTACGGTGGGCCTGTGCCACAGCGTCCAGGGAACCGCGCACCAGCTGGCCAAAGACATCGGCGTACCGATCGATCAGATTAACTACCTGTGCGCCGGCATCAACCACATGGCCTTTTACCTTCGGTACGAGCGGAACGGCGAGGATCTCTACCCGCTCATCCGTCGCGTGGTCGAAGAGGGTCGGGTTCCGGCCTGGAACCGGGTAAGGTACGAGATGCTGACGCGTCTTGGCTACTTCGTTACGGAATCCAGCGAGCATTTTGCCGAATACTGTCCGTGGTTTATCCGGCGCGACCGTCCAGACCTCATTGAGCAGTTCAATGTACCGTTGGATGAGTATATCCGGCGCTGCGAGGCGCAAATCGCGGGTTGGCACGCCATGAAGGCGCAGTTTGAGGGTGATGCGCCGGTTCATGTTGAGCGCAGCCACGAGTACGGCTCGCTGATTATTCACAGCATGGAAACCGGTACGCCCAGAGTCATCTACGGCAACGTGCCAAACGGCGACCTCATCGATAACCTTCCGCCGGATTGCTGTGTTGAGGTTCCTGTACTGGTGGATAAGAATGGACTGCAGCCAACGCGCATCGGCAAACTGCCGGTTCAACTGGCGGCAACCATTCAAACCAACGTCAATGTTCAGGCCGTCACCGTGGCTGCCGTTTTGGAGCAGTCACGCGCGCACGTCTACCACGCGGCGATGCTCGACCCGCACACCGCTGCCGAGCTGACCCTGGAGCAGATCCACAGCATGGTGGATGAGCTTCTGGACGCCCACGCCGGTTGGCTGCCGGAGCTGCACTGA
- a CDS encoding chloride channel protein, translating into MQLIRLFTNLFFFHQVSFLNRSPALNHLGPAAILAPVVGGAIVGVMARYGSEKIRGHGIPEAIESIMVGGSRVEPRVAVLKPISSAISIGSGGPFGAEGPIIMTGGAIGSLVAQFFDLTGAERKTLLVAGAAAGMAATFGTPAAAVLLAVEVMLFEWKPRSLVPVVLASVVAAAARVPLLGSRFDFGLVMHGVRVAPPDHLLRAITPIVFVGCAVAGLLGGLIAVVATRMVYASEDVFVVFGKRFNVHWAVWPIIGGAAVGLGGLLFPRALGVGYDTIGLLLTQSQVAYSLIAGVLIVKTVIWSFSLGSGTSGGVLAPLLMIGGALGALEAHFLPPAGAGFWAMVSMSCVLGAAMRAPLAAVLFSCEITHNFSMLGPLLVATACAYAVSALVLRRSILTEKVARRGYHLSCEYAIDPLEVLYTREVMRANAAVLEQNLPLADFPRHPAHNADRSQKLFPVVDNERKIVGVISRAHLLEESVATAGARTVGDVASNEYTVAYSHETLKRVAQRMAEQGRTRMPVLDNHASRRVAGMVCLEDLLKARVRVMESEQRRDTYLFPGKLFRRKRAGIKQNP; encoded by the coding sequence ATGCAATTGATCCGGCTTTTCACCAACCTGTTCTTCTTCCATCAGGTCAGCTTTCTGAATCGCTCTCCGGCACTGAACCACCTGGGACCCGCAGCCATTCTGGCGCCTGTTGTTGGCGGCGCCATCGTGGGCGTGATGGCCCGGTACGGCTCGGAAAAGATACGGGGTCACGGCATTCCAGAAGCGATAGAATCGATTATGGTCGGAGGGAGCCGCGTTGAGCCTCGGGTGGCGGTGCTCAAGCCGATCTCATCGGCCATATCGATCGGCTCTGGCGGACCCTTTGGCGCCGAGGGCCCCATCATCATGACCGGCGGAGCCATTGGCTCGCTGGTGGCGCAGTTCTTTGACCTGACCGGCGCCGAGCGCAAAACGCTGTTGGTCGCCGGCGCCGCCGCGGGCATGGCAGCAACGTTCGGCACGCCGGCTGCAGCGGTCCTGCTGGCCGTGGAAGTGATGCTGTTCGAATGGAAGCCGCGCAGCCTGGTCCCTGTGGTGTTGGCCAGCGTGGTGGCTGCTGCCGCCCGGGTACCGCTGCTGGGCAGCCGGTTCGACTTCGGCCTGGTAATGCACGGCGTGAGGGTCGCGCCGCCGGATCACCTGCTGCGCGCCATTACCCCCATTGTGTTTGTTGGATGCGCCGTTGCAGGCCTGCTCGGCGGACTTATTGCGGTAGTGGCAACACGAATGGTATATGCGTCCGAAGATGTGTTCGTGGTATTCGGAAAGAGGTTCAACGTCCACTGGGCCGTGTGGCCGATCATTGGCGGAGCCGCCGTTGGCTTGGGCGGGTTGCTCTTCCCGCGGGCGTTGGGTGTGGGCTACGACACCATCGGCTTGCTGCTCACACAGTCGCAAGTTGCTTACAGCCTGATCGCTGGTGTGCTTATCGTCAAAACCGTTATCTGGTCCTTTTCCTTGGGTAGCGGCACCTCCGGCGGCGTGCTGGCGCCGCTTTTGATGATTGGCGGGGCGCTTGGGGCGCTGGAGGCACACTTTTTGCCGCCAGCCGGCGCCGGATTCTGGGCCATGGTATCCATGTCGTGCGTCCTCGGCGCGGCCATGCGGGCGCCATTGGCAGCGGTTCTGTTCTCGTGCGAAATCACGCACAACTTTTCGATGCTGGGTCCCCTCCTGGTTGCTACTGCCTGCGCCTACGCCGTGAGTGCGCTCGTTTTGCGCCGATCCATCCTCACCGAAAAGGTTGCGCGCCGTGGATACCACCTGAGTTGCGAATATGCTATCGATCCGCTCGAAGTGCTCTATACCCGTGAAGTGATGCGCGCCAACGCAGCCGTCCTGGAGCAGAATCTGCCCCTCGCAGATTTTCCCCGTCACCCGGCCCATAACGCAGACCGGAGTCAAAAGCTGTTCCCGGTCGTGGACAACGAGCGAAAGATCGTTGGCGTAATCTCTCGTGCGCATCTGTTGGAAGAGAGCGTCGCCACCGCCGGTGCCCGTACGGTGGGGGACGTTGCAAGCAACGAATACACGGTGGCATATTCGCACGAGACGCTCAAGCGCGTTGCGCAGCGCATGGCGGAGCAGGGCCGCACGCGTATGCCGGTGCTCGATAATCACGCCTCAAGACGTGTAGCCGGCATGGTCTGTCTGGAGGACCTTTTGAAGGCGCGCGTCCGCGTCATGGAGTCCGAGCAGCGCCGTGACACCTACCTGTTCCCAGGAAAGCTGTTTCGCCGGAAACGGGCAGGGATCAAGCAGAATCCATAG